From the genome of Arvicola amphibius chromosome 9, mArvAmp1.2, whole genome shotgun sequence, one region includes:
- the LOC119823701 gene encoding sperm motility kinase-like, with protein MDSLREEDILKKNYKFLSSLGCGAFGEVILAQHLPTKTQVAIKVLEKEYNDEEYIRSEVAVHKSLHHNNIIQLFHAINTLQATYLVMEYLEGKDLLMLIREVGCLQEEEARPIFYQLASAVHFLHQRLIAHRDIKLENILMGPDGKVKLCDFGLATQLVEGQMLEELWGTLPYLAPEILAGTPYDAMAGDMWSLGIVFYVLVTRHLPYVESTPEAMYHLITTTPCRIPYHLSRSCYLILARLLTGYIWFRLTSSRLLERPWLGHIQEQVTPPAKDILPKVVETMCNIGYTCEQVISSLKDPQSNLTATINILKFKMSSGDSSLQTVIPAVSTSVPVAMKRSHSEPALLSGCRSKAGLHTHTCPEALHYSDHTAPEGDALATETINPAPGDTTVTMMSLDSLADESSSPDPPLYGEDIGLVNMAFSEEEQSIEPEVPSDQPHVVPTASGTRPLRGWKLMRKRISSALRALCCCCLPTPRGETEVA; from the coding sequence ATGGACAGCCTCCGGGAAGAGGACATCCTCAAGaagaattataaatttttatcatcACTAGGTTGTGGTGCATTTGGGGAGGTGATCCTTGCCCAACACCTTCCCACAAAAACGCAGGTGGCGATCAAGGTGCTTGAGAAAGAGTACAATGATGAAGAATACATCAGATCTGAGGTGGCCGTCCACAAGTCCTTACATCACAATAACATCATCCAATTGTTCCATGCTATCAACACGCTGCAGGCCACTTATCTCGTCATGGAATACTTGGAAGGAAAAGATCTGTTAATGTTGATCAGGGAGGTGGGCTGTCTACAAGAGGAGGAGGCTAGGCCTATATTCTACCAGTTGGCCTCTGCTGTGCACTTCCTGCACCAAAGACTGATCGCACACCGCGACATCAAATTAGAGAACATCCTGATGGGTCCAGATGGCAAAGTCAAACTCTGCGATTTTGGGTTGGCCACCCAGCTCGTAGAGGGCCAGATGCTGGAGGAGCTGTGGGGCACCTTGCCATATTTGGCCCCAGAGATCTTGGCCGGAACACCGTATGATGCTATGGCAGGGGATATGTGGAGCTTAGGGATTGTCTTCTACGTCCTGGTCACCAGACACTTGCCCTATGTAGAATCGACCCCCGAAGCTATGTACCATCTAATCACCACCACCCCGTGCCGCATTCCGTACCATCTTTCCAGGTCCTGTTACCTCATCTTGGCCAGACTGCTCACCGGTTACATTTGGTTCAGGCTGACGTCATCTCGGCTTTTGGAGAGACCTTGGCTGGGCCATATTCAGGAACAGGTAACACCTCCTGCCAAGGACATCCTCCCCAAGGTTGTGGAGACCATGTGTAACATCGGGTACACCTGCGAGCAGGTTATTTCATCTCTaaaagacccacagtcaaaccTAACAGCAACGATTAACATCCTTAAATTCAAAATGAGTTCTGGGGATAGCAGTCTGCAAACTGTCATCCCTGCAGTCAGTACTAGCGTCCCTGTGGCCATGAAGAGGAGTCACAGTGAACCGGCTCTGCTCTCTGGATGCAGAAGCAAAGCCGGGCTCCACACCCACACCTGCCCGGAGGCGCTGCACTATTCAGATCATACAGCCCCAGAAGGAGATGCTTTGGCCACTGAAACCATcaacccagctccaggggataccACAGTCACCATGATGTCACTGGATAGCCTGGCTGATGAATCCTCCTCCCCTGATCCACCTCTATATGGGGAAGACATAGGGCTGGTGAACATGGCCTTCAGCGAAGAGGAACAATCCATAGAGCCAGAAGTGCCCAGTGACCAGCCCCATGTTGTACCCACAGCCTCTGGAACCAGGCCTCTCCGGGGCTGGAAGCTGATGAGGAAGCGCATTTCCAGCGCACTAAGAGCactgtgctgctgctgcctgcCCACCCCACGTGGGGAAACGGAAGTGGCCTAG